TGGCTCGACCAAAGCGGCCGCTCGCGCCAGCGGTCCCACACCTGCTCCAGCAGCCAACCGATGGGGTTCCCCGCCAGCTTCAGGCGCGAGAGCAGCCGCGCGGTATCGCCGAAACCGGGCGTGTCCCACAGCATCAGCGTGTCCTCCCCGCGCTGGACGAGGACGTAGCCGGTGGCGAGATCGGTGACGTGGGCGGCATCGCGCACCTCGCCCACGTCGCGGCCCAGCAGGGTGCGCGCCAGCGTGGTCTTGCCGGCGTTGGTGTGGCTGACCAGGCTGAGGTTGACGGTGATGCCCCTGCCCGCCGTTTCGGTAATGGGATCGCTCATGCCGCCAGGTCTCCGTCACGCAGCAAGGCCGCTTCCAGCCGCTCGGCCAGCGCACCGCTCACTGCCAGTTCGTCGCTGCGCGACAGGTCGAGCCCAATGGGCGCGATACCCGCCGGGCCAAGCACGTCGCGCCAGGCGGCAAGCCGGGTGGCGATGCGCTGATCCAGCCCCGCCTGCCCGGCAAAATGGGCGCGGAACGGTGCCTCGTCCACCACGGCGGCCAGCACGGTGCCGGGGCGGACGCGGGCGATTTCCGCAGCGATGCGGCGGGCAATCTCGCCGTGGTTCTCCGCCTCGGGCGTGGCCGACAGCGTGAACAGCAGCAGGTGATAATCCTCCTCCGGATCGCCGCCGCCTGCCTTGTCATGGCGGGCCAGCCAGGCCTCCTCCGCACCGTAGTCGACCGGCGTATCGAAGGTGACGGCGGCCCCGTCCCCCAGCGCGGCGGTAAGCGCCGATCGCAGGCGGCGCTCGGTTTCCTCGCCCGGACGGTAGGCATAGGGCGTGACCCGCGCCCGGCCCGGATGGCCACCCGCGCTCCTGAGCAGGCGGCGGACGTAGAAATCCCCGCGCCCGGCCACCGGCAGGGTGCGGGCCAGCCGCATTGCCCCTGCGCCTTCGAACGCAGCGAGCGCGAGGCGTGGCAATACCACCAGCGCGCCGACGGTGAGGGTATAGAGATGTATCCACGGCCCGGCATTAACGCCGGAAAGATCGTCACCCCGCCAGCGCATCGCGGCGATTTCCTCCACCGGCGGCACGGGCACGCCGCTCAGCGCGCTGGCCGGCCCGAGCACGGCCAGCAGCAACGCGTGGACCGCCTCCGGGCCGAGGAAGGTGCTTTCCCACCCGGCGCGGTATTCGATCACCAGCGCGCGGGCGTAGATGCCGCCGATCAGCCCCGCGGCGAACAGCGCGGCCCCCAAGTGCAGGGTGCGCGCCAGCCGGGCGGCGGATAGCCTCGCGGTCAGCTCTGCCCAGCGACGGCGGAACCCGTCGGCGGCGCGCTGCAACGCGGTGCCATTCTCGAAGTCGCCCTTCCTGCGCCCGGTGATCTCGGCCGCGAGTTCCAGCACGGGGGCGGCGGCGTGGCGCTTGCCGGTGATCGCGCTGAGCGCCAGCCACAGGTAGACGAGCAAGTTCCACGCCACGGTGCCCAGCAGCGGCACCGCCAGCAGGTCGAGCCGCTGATCGGTGCCGAATTCATTGGCGAGGACACCCAGCACCAGCCCCAGCAGAGGCAGGCCGACGCCCAGCCAGCCGGGCCAGCGGCTTTTCGCCAGCAGGCGTTCCATGCCCGGGTGGCGGGTAGTGAGACGGGCGGCGGCGAACTGCGCACGGGTTGCCAGCAGCCGCTCGCGCGCGGTCTTCGATCCGGGATCGCCGGCAGCGGCGCGGGCACGGGCGTCGGCCTGAGAGCGGTCTTCTGCCGTGAACAGGGTGCGGTCGCGGTCTTCCAGCTCGATCGCCCGCACCAGCTCCACGGCGCGGGCTTCGTCCTCTGTCATGCCTGGTCCCCTGTTGCCGCGCCTGCTTTCCAACCACCGGAGAGCGGCGAGCGTTCCGGGAGCAGGCTCAGGCGGGCTGGACCTGGGTGACGGCGGCGCAGCGGTCGGCCGCGGGATCGCCTTCGCCGCCGGCAAGCTGGGTAAAGGCGATGAATCCGCCGATTACCAACACCACGAACACGGCGGTCAGCGTGCCCAGGTACTTGTCGATGAAGCGCTTGATCGGCGCGCCGAACACGCGGAACAGCACGCCCACGGTCATGAAGATCAGCCCGCGCCCGGCAATGGAGGCGAGGATGAAGGTCGTCAGGTTCATGTGGATGAAGCCGGCGGTGATCGTCAGCAGCTTGAATGGCACCGGCGTGGTGCCGGCCACCACGATCACTTCCCAGTCGTGTTCGCGCAGGTAGCAGGCGGCGGGCGCGAAGCTGTCGGTCAGGCCCAGCGCGCCGAGCAGCCAGGCACCCACCGCGTCATAGAGAAAATAGCCGATGGCATAGCCGAACAGCCCGCCGAGCACGGAAAAGGCGGTGCAGATAAAGGCAAAGCGCAGCGCCTTGCGCGGCTCGGCCAGGCACATCAGCCCCAGCAGCGGGTGCGGAGGAATGGGGAAGAACGAGGATTCGATAAAGGCGATGAAGCCCAGCCACCACTGGGCATGGGGATGCGCGGACTTGGCCATCGTCCAGTCGTAGAGGCCACGGATCAAGCCCATCATCACGCACATTCCCCACCCGCCAAACGAGCGCGGGCGTTACGGCAGAGATGAAACCTGCGCAAGTCCTACAAAGTAACCTATATGGCACTTTAGGATTGACATCGTCACACTATTTGGTTAGAGAAACGGAACATCGCGATAGTGTGTATCGAAGGGCGGCTCCCAACCACGTTGGGATGACCGCCCTTTTCGGTTTGGCACGCCATCGCCTGGAGCCGGAGGGGCCAGTCATGAACGAAGGGATCGCGGAGCGCGCGGCATGGATCGCGCCGTTCCTGGAAAAGCTTGCCGAAAGCAGCAATGTCGCCGCATCCGCACGGGCGGCGGGGGTGTCGAGCGGCACGGCCTATGCCGCCCGCCGCAAGGATCGGGAATTCGCCCGCGACTGGCGGCGCGCGCTGTGCGAAGGGTATGACAATCTCGAGATCGAACTGCTCAGCCGGCTGAGAAGGGGGCAGCGCCCGACCGAGACGACCAAGTACGACAACGCCGCCGCCATCCGCCTGCTGCTGGCGCACCGTGACGAGGTGAGCCAGCAGCGCGCGCTCGACGAGGACGAGGACGAGGACGCCATCCTCGCCTCGCTCACCGGCAAGCTGGAGGCGATGCGCCAGCGGCAGATCGAAACGCAGCAACTGCTCGCCGAGGATGGCATGATGATGCCTTCTGCCGGTGCCTAGGATCGCCGCGCTGCGCGACTGGCTGGTCGCGCAACCCGATCCGGCCCGCGCGACCTATCTGGCAACGCTGTCGATGGACGAGCGGCGGGCGCTGAGGCGATACTGGCAGGTCTGGGCGCGGCCCGAGCAGAAGCCGCCGCCGGGCGACTGGTCGACCTGGCTGGTCTGCGCCGGTCGGGGCTTCGGCAAGAGCCGCGCAGGCGCCGAATGGGTGTGCCAGATCGCCGCCGCCGATCCCGACGCGCGCATCGCCCTGGTCGGTGCCTCGCTGGCGGAGGCCCGCGCGGTGATGGTGGAGGGGGAAAGCGGCATCCTCGCCTGCATGCGCCGCCGCCGCCGGCAAGTGACCTTCGAGCCTTCGCTGCGCCGCCTGACCTGGTCGACCGGGGCGCAGGCCACGCTCTATTCCGCGGGCGAGCCGGATTCGCTGCGCGGGCCGCAGCACAGCCATGGTCAGTGCACAGGCCCAGAAGGAATTCACGATCAACGAGGCGCTGGCCCGACTGGATACATTGATCCATCCCGCTATCGAGGGCGAGGCAGATGCGCCGCCCGCCTCTCCAGCCGATGGCGAGACATGGCTGGTGGGAGCCGCGCCCACGGGCGAGTGGGCGGGCCACGCGGGCCATCTTGCCGGCAGACAGGCAGGCAACTGGGTGTTTGCGACCCCGCGAACCGGTATGCTCGCGTTCGACAAGGCGGCGGGGCAAGTCGCTCGCTACGACGATGGCTGGCATCGCGCGCAGGGGGTTGCCCTGCCCACGGGCGGAGCGGTCGCTGATCTGGAAGCCCGTGCCGCGATCGAGGGGCTGGCCGCTGCGCTGATCGCCGCAGGAATTGTCGCCGGTTGAGACGGACCCTAGCGACGTTTGGTTCGTTGATACGGTCCTACATTCAACAAAAACCGCCAGGACCTTTCCCATGACCAATCTTCGCAAGTCGCTTTTCGCCCTGCCCATGCTCGCCGCCTTGGGCGCCTGCCAAACCGCC
This is a stretch of genomic DNA from Aurantiacibacter arachoides. It encodes these proteins:
- a CDS encoding DUF2868 domain-containing protein: MTEDEARAVELVRAIELEDRDRTLFTAEDRSQADARARAAAGDPGSKTARERLLATRAQFAAARLTTRHPGMERLLAKSRWPGWLGVGLPLLGLVLGVLANEFGTDQRLDLLAVPLLGTVAWNLLVYLWLALSAITGKRHAAAPVLELAAEITGRRKGDFENGTALQRAADGFRRRWAELTARLSAARLARTLHLGAALFAAGLIGGIYARALVIEYRAGWESTFLGPEAVHALLLAVLGPASALSGVPVPPVEEIAAMRWRGDDLSGVNAGPWIHLYTLTVGALVVLPRLALAAFEGAGAMRLARTLPVAGRGDFYVRRLLRSAGGHPGRARVTPYAYRPGEETERRLRSALTAALGDGAAVTFDTPVDYGAEEAWLARHDKAGGGDPEEDYHLLLFTLSATPEAENHGEIARRIAAEIARVRPGTVLAAVVDEAPFRAHFAGQAGLDQRIATRLAAWRDVLGPAGIAPIGLDLSRSDELAVSGALAERLEAALLRDGDLAA
- a CDS encoding DUF2793 domain-containing protein, with translation MVSAQAQKEFTINEALARLDTLIHPAIEGEADAPPASPADGETWLVGAAPTGEWAGHAGHLAGRQAGNWVFATPRTGMLAFDKAAGQVARYDDGWHRAQGVALPTGGAVADLEARAAIEGLAAALIAAGIVAG
- a CDS encoding YqaA family protein, yielding MGLIRGLYDWTMAKSAHPHAQWWLGFIAFIESSFFPIPPHPLLGLMCLAEPRKALRFAFICTAFSVLGGLFGYAIGYFLYDAVGAWLLGALGLTDSFAPAACYLREHDWEVIVVAGTTPVPFKLLTITAGFIHMNLTTFILASIAGRGLIFMTVGVLFRVFGAPIKRFIDKYLGTLTAVFVVLVIGGFIAFTQLAGGEGDPAADRCAAVTQVQPA